The Arachis ipaensis cultivar K30076 chromosome B07, Araip1.1, whole genome shotgun sequence genome includes a window with the following:
- the LOC110265164 gene encoding uncharacterized protein LOC110265164 codes for MKEVSSAAKLVRNFITKGDKGSNQAKIAQQPKRKISKIGDKQSRENSMEGRNKTLVDNVMNRSLRSSHNQVRSNVQLEEQPIPKKMKSKAKCPAMTLDAFLHTEGVEVEREEEDNFKSIGENAGATEKEPANLTNLKNNLKRPAMTLDACLGDQGIHVEREEEHTEVPTTEDARSRPSPNNGENVHISSEEDYIGEHESDNFDVEGDQVMEEAQVEVISKVKKTRGKTRCLKIHARTWEEREEVTFDQGATVGPTAQRVKDLTNFIGTMGRNSDFIILMYTNWKAVPKQIKKRIWKYINSKFILPKSSKLWVMIGVQGAWKRYKTRIKKKHFEPYSGNIEDMLVNRPLEILEYNFRS; via the exons ATGAAGGAAGTATCTTCTGCTGCGAAACTAGTTCGAAATTTTATAACCAAAGGTGATAAAGGAAGTAATCAAGCCAAAATAGCACAACAGCCTAagagaaaaatttcaaaaattggagACAAACAAAGTAGGGAGAATTCAATGGAAGGGAGAAATAAAACACTTGTAGACAATGTTATGAACCGGTCTTTGAGGTCTTCCCATAACCAAGTGAGGAGTAATGTTCAACTAGAAGAACAACCAATTCCTAAGAAGATGAAGAGCAAGGCAAAGTGTCCAGCAATGACTCTTGATGCCTTTTTGCATACAGAAGGAGTAGAAGTGGAAAGAGAAGAGGAAGATAACTTTAAGTCAATTGGTGAGAATGCTGGAGCTACTGAAAAAGAACCAGCTAACTTGACAAacttaaaaaataacttaaagcgTCCAGCAATGACTCTTGATGCTTGTTTGGGTGACCAAGGAATTCATGTGGAAAGAGAAGAGGAACATACTGAAGTTCCAACTACTGAGGATGCTAGATCTAGGCCATCCCCGAATAATGGAGAAAATGTTCATATCTCCTCTGAGGAAGATTATATTGGTGAACATGAAAGTGACAATTTTGATGTAGAAGGAGATCAAGTTATGGAAGAGGCTCAAGTAGAAG ttatttCAAAGGTTAAAAAGACACGTGGAAAAACAAGATGCCTAAAGATTCATGCAAGAACTTgggaagaaagggaggaagtgaCTTTTGACCAGGGAGCAACCGTGGGGCCAACTGCTCAAAGAGTGAAGGATTTAACTAATTTTATTGGAACAATGGGAAGGAATAGTGATTTTATTATCTTGATGTACACTAATTGGAAAGCTGTGCCTAAGCAAATCAAAAAGCGCATTTGGAAGTATATTAAT TCAAAGTTCATTCTTCCAAAATCTTCAAAGTTATGGGTGATGATTGGTGTTCAAGGAGCATGGAAGCGTTacaaaacaagaataaaaaagaagcatTTTGAACCATATTCTGGAAATATTGAGGATATGTTGGTGAATCGTCCTTTGGAAATTTTAGAATACAATTTCAGAAGCTAA